Proteins encoded within one genomic window of Macrotis lagotis isolate mMagLag1 chromosome 3, bilby.v1.9.chrom.fasta, whole genome shotgun sequence:
- the LOC141516454 gene encoding olfactory receptor 5p57-like, with protein sequence MSDNNCTAVTELILLGLTDDPTLRVILFVIFLGVYTVTLVGNLGIIILIRNSSQLHTPMYLFLSHLAFVDIEISSSVTPLMLRNYLENITLIPLGGCVAQMFITFTFGASENFLLAVMAYDRYVAICNPLLYSTNMSTSVCILLLLTSYLCGFTNACIFTGCLLNRSFCGPNKINHFFCDYSPLSKLSYTQDDLTVILPGLSAGLVIIITGLIIIISYAYILFSVLKIKSNEGRSKAFSTCTSHLTAVTLFYGTLTFIYVMPESSYSSDQNKVISVIYTVMIPMLNPLIYSLRNNEVKGALRKLLSRIHLFS encoded by the coding sequence ATGTCTGACAATAACTGCACTGCTGTGACTGAACTCATTCTTTTGGGGTTAACAGATGATCCAACACTTCGTGTCATTCTCTTTGTGATATTCCTAGGTGTCTATACAGTCACATTAGTTGGTAATCTTGGCATAATCATATTGATCAGAAATAGCTCCCAACTTCACACTCCAATGTACCTTTTCCTCAGCCACTTGGCTTTTGTAGATAttgaaatttcctcatctgtcaccCCTCTCATGCTCAGGAACTACCTTGAGAATATAACCTTAATCCCTCTGGGAGGCTGTGTGGCCCAAATGTTTATTACTTTCACCTTTGGGGCATCTGAGAACTTCCTACTGGCTGTAATGGCCTATGATCGATATGTGGCCATCTGTAACCCCCTGCTCTATTCTACCAACATGTCTACTAGTGTCTGCATCCTATTACTCCTCACATCCTACCTGTGTGGTTTTACAAATGCTTGCATATTTACTGGTTGCTTATTGAATCGATCCTTCTGTGGACCCAATAAGATCAATCACTTTTTTTGTGATTATTCACCACTTTCAAAACTTTCCTACACCCAAGATGATCTCACTGTGATCCTTCCTGGTCTCTCTGCTGGGTTAGTGATTATAATCACAGGTTTAATCATTATAATCTCCTATGCATACATCCTCTTCTCTGTCTTGAAGATAAAATCTAATGAGGGGAGATCCAAAGCTTTCTCAACTTGCACTTCCCACCTCACAGCAGTCACTCTGTTCTATGGAACCCTTACCTTTATTTATGTGATGCCTGAGTCTAGCTACTCATCAGATCAGAATAAAGTGATTTCTGTTATCTACACTGTCATGATCCCCATGCTGAACCCCCTGATCTACAGTTTAAGAAACAATGAAGTAAAGGGGGCACTAAGGAAACTGTTGAGTAGGATACATCTTTTTTCATGA